From Bacteroidota bacterium, a single genomic window includes:
- a CDS encoding ATP-binding protein → MAPRTIRMTLPSNPKSIKRVEGFIHKIGKHAHLDEIQTNKLMVSLTEAVNNAILHGNKADAKKKVAVVCLCLPDELVITIADEGKGFKLSNVKNPLEDENLLRTSGRGIFLMRTLMDRVEYEIDKKGSTVTLVLELRK, encoded by the coding sequence GTGGCTCCAAGAACAATCCGGATGACGCTACCCAGCAACCCGAAATCCATCAAGCGCGTTGAAGGGTTCATACACAAGATCGGGAAGCATGCTCACCTCGACGAAATCCAGACCAACAAGTTGATGGTGTCGCTCACCGAAGCAGTCAACAACGCCATCCTTCACGGCAACAAAGCAGATGCAAAGAAGAAAGTTGCTGTCGTCTGTCTCTGTCTCCCCGATGAGCTTGTCATTACAATTGCCGACGAGGGAAAAGGCTTCAAGCTCAGCAATGTCAAGAACCCCCTGGAAGACGAAAACCTGTTGCGTACCAGCGGCCGCGGCATTTTTCTGATGCGGACTCTAATGGACAGAGTCGAGTACGAGATCGATAAGAAAGGCTCAACGGTGACGTTGGTGTTGGAATTGAGAAAGTAA
- a CDS encoding MBL fold metallo-hydrolase — translation MHIQFQGAARTVTGSMHVLTVGGRTILLDCGTYHGRREEARARNEHFPFDPTTIEAVVLSHAHIDHAGNLPTLVRQGFRGSIYATSATRDLCAVMLRDSAHIQERDAEFVNRKNHQKGIPSVLPLYTQDDVDETIPLFKSVDYATTFEVLDDVTARFEDAGHILGSASVMLKLRENGTTVSLAFTGDLGRPNLPILRDPRFIGDADYLISESTYGGRFHAPVEAMEEQLLEPLQRGCDRKAKMVIPAFSVGRTQEIVYVLHKLSNAGKIDNLPVFVDSPLSINVTKVFRDHPECYDKETRDLLRKSATNDPFGFKRLAYVRDVADSMALNERQGPFIVISAQGMCEAGRVLHHLRNTVSDPKNMIIIVGYQAEHTLGKRLVMREPVVNIFGEPHNLKAEVVVLNSFSGHADRNELIRYISQFDKKRLKKTLLVHGDADQSEKLALGLTEAGFHDVIVPARSNTVQLV, via the coding sequence ATGCACATTCAATTTCAGGGCGCAGCCCGCACGGTGACCGGTTCCATGCACGTTCTCACAGTCGGCGGCAGAACAATTCTGCTTGACTGCGGAACGTACCACGGAAGACGCGAAGAAGCGCGGGCCCGCAACGAACATTTCCCTTTCGACCCGACGACGATTGAAGCCGTTGTTCTCTCCCACGCGCATATCGATCATGCGGGAAATCTGCCGACGCTTGTCCGTCAAGGCTTCCGCGGCTCCATTTATGCTACTTCTGCCACTCGCGATTTGTGTGCCGTGATGCTGCGCGACAGCGCCCACATTCAGGAACGGGACGCTGAGTTCGTGAACAGGAAGAATCATCAAAAAGGGATCCCTTCTGTTCTTCCTCTCTACACGCAGGATGATGTTGACGAAACCATCCCCCTTTTCAAGAGCGTTGATTACGCAACGACATTCGAAGTGTTGGACGATGTTACAGCGCGGTTTGAAGATGCGGGGCATATCCTCGGATCTGCATCCGTTATGTTGAAACTGCGCGAGAACGGCACAACTGTTTCGTTGGCGTTTACCGGCGATTTGGGAAGGCCGAATCTTCCCATTCTCCGTGATCCCCGATTCATCGGTGATGCCGATTACCTGATCAGCGAAAGCACATACGGCGGGCGGTTTCATGCACCCGTTGAGGCGATGGAGGAACAGTTGCTTGAACCGTTGCAACGCGGTTGCGACCGGAAGGCGAAAATGGTAATCCCGGCGTTCAGCGTCGGGCGCACGCAGGAGATTGTCTATGTCCTCCACAAACTCAGTAATGCCGGAAAGATCGACAACCTGCCCGTGTTTGTGGACAGCCCTCTCTCGATCAACGTGACAAAGGTATTTCGCGACCATCCGGAATGTTACGACAAGGAAACCCGGGACCTTCTTCGGAAATCGGCAACCAATGATCCGTTCGGATTCAAGCGACTGGCGTATGTCCGCGATGTGGCTGATTCAATGGCGCTGAATGAACGACAGGGGCCGTTCATCGTTATATCGGCACAAGGAATGTGTGAAGCAGGACGCGTGTTGCACCATCTTCGCAATACTGTCTCCGACCCGAAGAACATGATCATCATTGTCGGATACCAGGCTGAGCACACATTGGGCAAACGCTTGGTGATGCGCGAGCCTGTAGTGAATATTTTCGGGGAGCCGCACAACTTGAAGGCCGAGGTTGTTGTATTGAATTCCTTTTCCGGACACGCAGACAGGAACGAATTGATACGATACATCAGTCAATTCGACAAGAAGCGGCTGAAGAAGACACTCCTCGTCCACGGCGACGCGGATCAATCCGAGAAACTGGCGCTCGGACTTACCGAAGCGGGATTCCATGACGTGATCGTGCCCGCCCGCTCCAACACCGTGCAATTGGTCTGA
- a CDS encoding paraslipin, whose protein sequence is MEVGTVIILGIVFFVFLIIMRTARVVPQKTVFIVERLGKYNATLEAGFHILIPFIDRVAYRHSMKEMVIDVPPQTCITKDNIAVEVDGILYMQIIDPVKASYGISDYIFASTQLAQTTMRSEVGKIELDRTFEEREKINSEIVAAVDKASDPWGLKVTRHEIKNILPPTSIKDAMEKQMRAEREKRALIAESEGDKQAKINRAEGDKAEAIAKSEGEKMKRINEAEGRGQEIERVAMATAKGIREIANAINEKGGIDAVNLRIAETYLLEFGKLAQKNNAMIIPSNLSDVAGVVASIGKIFSAMNQKESDIQAAKR, encoded by the coding sequence ATGGAAGTCGGAACGGTAATCATTCTCGGTATTGTCTTTTTTGTTTTTCTCATCATCATGAGAACAGCGCGGGTCGTGCCGCAGAAGACCGTGTTCATTGTGGAACGGCTCGGCAAATACAATGCGACGCTCGAAGCGGGATTTCACATTCTCATCCCGTTCATCGACCGTGTCGCTTACAGGCACTCGATGAAGGAAATGGTGATAGATGTTCCTCCGCAAACATGCATCACAAAAGACAACATCGCTGTTGAAGTGGACGGCATTCTGTACATGCAGATCATAGACCCTGTGAAGGCGTCGTACGGAATCAGCGATTACATCTTTGCATCCACGCAACTGGCTCAAACCACAATGCGTAGCGAGGTCGGCAAGATTGAACTTGACAGGACGTTTGAGGAGAGGGAGAAGATCAATTCCGAAATTGTCGCAGCAGTTGACAAGGCGTCGGACCCGTGGGGATTGAAAGTCACCCGCCACGAAATCAAGAACATTCTTCCCCCCACCAGCATCAAGGATGCGATGGAGAAACAAATGCGTGCAGAACGTGAGAAGCGGGCCTTGATTGCCGAATCGGAAGGAGACAAGCAGGCAAAAATCAACCGCGCCGAGGGTGATAAGGCGGAGGCAATCGCAAAGTCCGAGGGCGAAAAGATGAAGCGCATCAATGAAGCGGAAGGCCGCGGACAGGAAATCGAGCGTGTGGCGATGGCAACGGCCAAGGGAATCCGTGAAATTGCCAACGCCATCAACGAAAAGGGGGGCATTGATGCGGTCAACCTCCGCATCGCTGAAACCTACTTGCTGGAATTCGGAAAACTGGCGCAGAAGAACAATGCGATGATCATTCCCTCCAATCTCTCTGATGTTGCCGGAGTTGTGGCGTCGATTGGAAAAATCTTTTCGGCGATGAATCAGAAGGAATCCGACATACAAGCGGCAAAACGATAG
- a CDS encoding NfeD family protein, with amino-acid sequence MSIFEGSQSELYWFLLGLALLLSELILPGFVIMFFGIGAWITALCIFLGITEDFNVQLLIFLGSSLLTLVLFRKRGQKYFQGRVSRKVDDVAALDDVKGERAIVVEDILPATLSGKVEFHGTNWKATAAQEIRKGTPVEILSRDNLTLTVKPVN; translated from the coding sequence ATGTCCATCTTCGAAGGTTCACAATCTGAACTGTACTGGTTTCTTCTCGGTCTTGCTCTCTTGCTGAGTGAACTTATCCTTCCGGGTTTTGTCATCATGTTCTTCGGCATTGGTGCATGGATCACGGCGTTGTGCATTTTCCTCGGCATAACGGAAGACTTCAACGTGCAACTGCTGATTTTTCTCGGCTCGTCACTCCTGACACTGGTCCTTTTCCGCAAGAGGGGCCAGAAGTACTTCCAGGGACGCGTGTCGCGCAAAGTGGATGATGTTGCCGCCCTTGACGACGTGAAAGGTGAACGGGCAATTGTTGTCGAGGATATTCTTCCCGCAACACTTTCCGGAAAAGTGGAATTTCACGGCACAAACTGGAAGGCAACCGCCGCGCAGGAAATTCGAAAGGGCACACCCGTCGAAATTCTATCGCGTGACAACCTAACACTCACGGTAAAACCCGTCAACTAA
- a CDS encoding nuclear transport factor 2 family protein codes for MYRRILHTCLALLLCCVSCSTLAANPTEIQLRKLERELLTAYVMLDFVSLERLYADDYTYIDDNGELLNKKQVVEMVRTAAFRVDSIVVTNSRIRTYGNTAIISGVRTFHRLGRILNIARYTEVWVNKNRRWQCVSNQLTSLPEQR; via the coding sequence GTGTATCGAAGAATACTGCATACGTGTCTTGCACTACTCCTGTGTTGTGTTTCGTGCTCAACCCTTGCCGCCAATCCGACTGAGATTCAACTCAGGAAACTCGAACGCGAGTTGCTCACCGCATACGTGATGCTCGATTTCGTTTCGCTCGAGCGATTGTACGCCGATGACTATACTTACATTGACGACAACGGCGAACTTCTCAACAAGAAGCAGGTTGTGGAAATGGTACGTACCGCCGCCTTTCGTGTCGATTCCATTGTCGTCACCAACTCGCGCATCAGAACGTACGGGAACACTGCGATTATTTCGGGAGTGCGCACGTTCCACCGGTTGGGCAGAATTCTGAACATTGCGCGGTACACGGAAGTTTGGGTGAACAAGAACCGGCGGTGGCAATGTGTCTCCAATCAGCTCACGAGCCTCCCGGAACAACGATAG
- a CDS encoding STAS domain-containing protein, which yields MNFEVEKNGSSVTLKLKERKLDSAVSPELKGEFLILCKPKIETLNVDLKEVEFCDSSGLSALLIAERKMKEHGGKVVLRNVHKKVVSLIKISMLDRVFEIHESHQPAKH from the coding sequence ATGAACTTTGAAGTGGAAAAGAACGGCAGTTCCGTTACACTGAAGCTGAAGGAGCGCAAGCTGGATTCTGCGGTTTCTCCCGAATTGAAAGGAGAATTCCTGATCCTCTGCAAACCCAAGATCGAGACACTGAACGTCGATCTCAAGGAAGTGGAATTCTGCGACAGCAGCGGGCTTAGCGCCCTGCTCATTGCCGAGAGAAAAATGAAGGAACATGGCGGCAAAGTGGTGTTGCGTAATGTTCACAAAAAAGTTGTCAGTCTGATCAAGATTTCCATGCTGGACCGGGTATTCGAGATTCATGAATCCCATCAACCGGCCAAGCACTAA
- the ligA gene encoding NAD-dependent DNA ligase LigA — MRIKKLRDELHEHDYRYYVLAEPTISDEEYDKLMRELHDLEQQHPELRSPDSPTQRVGGQPTKEFGTVAHNPPMLSLANSYSEDEIREFDKRIRGLLGSETPHYVAELKFDGVAIALKYRDGMFSQGATRGDGMQGDDITANLKTIRSLPLHLRSTEKQYMNIDVRGEAFMHKSDFLEMNKQREMAGEKPFINPRNSTAGTLKLQDPKIVATRPVKMYAYTLLAPDAHLTSHFKNFDILRSLGLPVNEHTRLCNTIDDVVQFWREWEAKRDALPYDIDGVVVKVDSLSQQAKLGSIAKSPRWAIAFKFASRKAETVLNNIILQVGRVGTITPVADLQPVFVGGSTVSRASLYNMDYINELDLRAGDTVIVEKGGDVIPKVSEVVLSKRRKGTSPYKMAARCPACNTPLFKPEGEVNYYCENSECPAQVKGRIEHFAMRGAMDIEGLGEAVVEQLVGLGWVKNCADLYSLHTHRADLAELDRWGEKSVKNLLNAIEESKKRPFHRVLYALGIRHVGQGVAQLLTENFPSIDRLQSANEEDLQSVTGIGPQIAESVAHFFREKHNREIVKRLREAGLTLAAAATKKKGKLSGLTFVLTGTLPTLSREQAKQLIEGNGGKVASGVSRNVQYVLAGEDAGSKLDKARKLGVPLMDESTFRTLIA, encoded by the coding sequence ATGCGTATCAAAAAGCTACGCGACGAATTGCACGAACATGATTACCGTTACTATGTTCTCGCCGAGCCGACCATCTCCGATGAAGAGTACGACAAGTTGATGCGCGAGCTGCACGACCTCGAGCAGCAACATCCCGAACTGCGATCACCGGATTCTCCCACGCAACGCGTCGGCGGCCAACCGACGAAGGAATTCGGCACAGTCGCCCATAACCCGCCGATGTTGAGTCTGGCAAACTCGTACTCCGAAGATGAAATCCGGGAATTCGACAAACGGATCCGGGGTTTGTTGGGAAGCGAAACGCCCCACTATGTAGCCGAGTTGAAATTCGACGGAGTGGCGATTGCACTGAAATACCGTGACGGCATGTTTTCGCAAGGGGCAACGCGGGGCGACGGCATGCAGGGCGACGATATTACCGCAAATCTGAAAACCATCCGTTCGTTGCCACTGCATCTGCGTTCAACGGAGAAGCAATACATGAACATCGACGTGCGAGGCGAAGCGTTTATGCACAAAAGCGATTTCCTTGAAATGAATAAACAGCGCGAGATGGCGGGCGAAAAACCGTTCATCAATCCAAGGAATTCAACTGCCGGCACACTCAAGTTGCAAGACCCGAAGATTGTTGCAACGCGCCCCGTTAAAATGTATGCGTACACGCTTCTCGCGCCCGACGCACACCTGACGAGCCACTTCAAGAATTTTGACATCCTCCGCTCTCTCGGTTTGCCGGTAAACGAGCATACACGTCTGTGCAACACCATTGACGACGTTGTTCAGTTCTGGCGGGAATGGGAGGCGAAACGCGATGCGCTTCCTTATGATATCGACGGGGTTGTTGTGAAGGTGGATTCGCTGTCGCAGCAGGCGAAACTCGGCAGCATTGCAAAAAGTCCGCGTTGGGCAATCGCTTTCAAATTCGCTTCGCGGAAGGCGGAAACTGTTCTAAACAACATCATTCTGCAAGTCGGGAGAGTCGGAACCATAACCCCCGTTGCCGATTTGCAGCCGGTATTCGTCGGAGGATCGACTGTCAGCCGCGCAAGTTTGTACAACATGGATTACATCAACGAACTGGATTTGCGCGCCGGTGATACGGTGATTGTGGAGAAAGGCGGTGACGTTATTCCGAAAGTGTCGGAGGTTGTGTTGAGCAAACGCCGGAAAGGAACGTCACCGTACAAAATGGCGGCACGTTGTCCGGCGTGCAACACTCCCCTTTTCAAACCCGAAGGCGAGGTCAATTACTATTGCGAGAACTCCGAATGTCCGGCGCAGGTAAAGGGACGCATCGAGCATTTTGCCATGCGAGGAGCAATGGATATCGAAGGGCTGGGCGAGGCGGTTGTGGAGCAACTCGTCGGTTTGGGTTGGGTAAAGAACTGCGCCGATCTCTATTCGCTTCACACGCATCGCGCCGATCTTGCAGAACTCGACAGGTGGGGCGAAAAAAGCGTGAAGAACCTCCTTAACGCAATCGAAGAGAGCAAAAAACGTCCGTTCCATCGCGTTCTCTACGCCCTCGGAATCCGCCATGTCGGGCAAGGGGTCGCGCAGCTTTTGACCGAAAATTTTCCTTCTATAGATAGACTGCAATCCGCGAATGAAGAGGATTTGCAGTCTGTCACAGGCATCGGCCCGCAGATTGCCGAGAGTGTCGCGCATTTCTTCCGTGAGAAGCACAACCGCGAGATCGTGAAGCGATTGAGGGAAGCTGGGCTCACACTCGCTGCCGCTGCAACAAAGAAGAAGGGCAAGCTGAGCGGATTGACATTCGTTCTGACCGGCACGCTGCCGACGCTTTCACGCGAACAGGCAAAGCAACTGATCGAAGGGAATGGCGGCAAGGTCGCGTCGGGGGTGAGCCGGAATGTGCAATATGTATTGGCGGGAGAGGATGCCGGCTCAAAGCTTGACAAAGCCAGGAAACTCGGCGTTCCGCTTATGGATGAATCAACATTCAGAACCTTGATCGCATGA
- a CDS encoding DUF4115 domain-containing protein, which yields MDSFFAELKAAREVKGISLDEIAGHTLINIQLLEALERGDIDVVPQAYMRAFIREYAGVVGIDPAETMQKYDKWLLKREAAHTHPPPDQSPSSSNETPENTPRHNNVERFVPVFFKAGVAIVVLVLADIVLWGVLEKEPPVRVKEVPFHETVKENERRAGIRDTVDQVAAAGPTADSAIVRRTGGTVPTIIVDRDSLTLVAATTDSVWLQIVIDQRKMSEHFLYPNTTFKWKAKDEFWITKIGNPTAITMALDNRPVEIPVRRGFVTSDVYFKRNTHSGR from the coding sequence ATGGATTCGTTCTTTGCTGAACTCAAAGCCGCCCGCGAAGTGAAAGGGATCTCGCTCGACGAGATTGCCGGCCACACACTTATCAATATCCAATTGCTTGAGGCACTCGAACGCGGCGACATTGATGTTGTGCCGCAGGCATACATGCGTGCATTCATCAGGGAATATGCGGGCGTTGTGGGCATTGATCCTGCGGAAACAATGCAGAAGTACGACAAGTGGCTTCTGAAACGGGAAGCTGCACATACGCATCCCCCTCCGGACCAATCACCCTCTTCAAGCAACGAGACGCCTGAGAACACCCCGCGCCACAACAACGTTGAGCGATTCGTTCCGGTATTTTTCAAAGCGGGAGTTGCGATTGTTGTGCTGGTGTTGGCAGACATTGTGTTGTGGGGCGTGCTGGAAAAAGAACCTCCCGTACGCGTCAAAGAAGTTCCGTTCCATGAAACTGTCAAAGAAAACGAACGGCGCGCCGGCATACGAGATACGGTTGACCAGGTTGCCGCGGCAGGACCAACAGCCGATTCGGCAATCGTGAGAAGAACCGGCGGAACTGTCCCGACGATTATCGTTGACCGGGACAGCCTCACGCTCGTTGCAGCAACAACGGACAGCGTATGGTTGCAGATCGTGATCGATCAGAGAAAGATGTCCGAGCATTTTCTGTATCCGAACACAACATTCAAATGGAAGGCAAAGGACGAATTCTGGATCACGAAAATCGGAAATCCGACAGCTATCACGATGGCACTGGATAACAGGCCTGTCGAGATTCCCGTGCGACGCGGATTTGTGACCAGCGACGTCTATTTCAAACGCAACACACATTCCGGCCGTTGA
- a CDS encoding PAS domain S-box protein, with protein sequence MSVPTFVHCIEMRNPFTSIRQLIVNFGLVEQAQVVASTAVIVTMATIVAAILLTGETLRWTDFISVLAVGLIGFFSVVFSLKYARQLDEQRRQLLAISTIAEAVNRSVELEHVLQSALNKATELLNTRFGWIYLLDEDGLLLKSSKGTSNDFIHLPSNTAVPLSVWLHQPRVQRERLVDGLGHIDADLKELGIQFWASIPLKSTDAILGVLIVAGEEFDMFSTKQAELMEAFGNQISVALNNARLFDRVKRSEQLYLDLFENSPDIYLSISRDHTITGCNNTGARMLGYTKEELIGGRLENFFVEELRPTLEDILIRMFLEARGVRDLEEQMVCKDGKLLFVNVNSSLVFDKSGTPVLARIVARDISERKRMESAILHAQKIDSIGNLAGGIAHDFNNILAAILGSASIMRRHMPEDHELAKYVAIIEGAARRGSSLTRQLLTFARKTENVVKPVELHPLIEETLILFERSVSKEIVVEKHFTDDPANINGDEGQVQQALLNVLLNSRDAMPDGGTVRISTGTMMADAHTISQFSSVKPGRFVALTITDTGVGMDEKMKTRVFEPWFTTKEFGTGLGLSVVYGVVQSHGGFISVESEVGKGTSFTMYFPASDAKAKAEAHKRRQRLPRGTENVLIIDDEESVCEIAKDMLSNLGYTVHYVHDGKAGVEMYRTRRATIDLVMMNMNMPLMGGRETLRQLKMISSELPILIVTGHGRAVVDEAVSSSDISGYLQKPFQLEDLAFKVRHVLDNRLQSVPSP encoded by the coding sequence ATGTCCGTGCCGACTTTTGTACATTGCATCGAAATGCGAAATCCGTTCACATCAATACGGCAGCTCATTGTAAACTTTGGCCTCGTTGAGCAAGCGCAGGTAGTTGCCTCAACCGCTGTCATTGTAACAATGGCTACTATAGTAGCGGCAATCCTTCTGACGGGAGAAACGCTGCGCTGGACAGATTTCATCAGCGTTCTGGCGGTGGGGCTTATCGGTTTCTTCAGCGTTGTGTTTTCGCTCAAGTATGCCCGACAGCTCGACGAGCAACGCCGGCAACTGCTCGCCATCAGCACCATTGCCGAGGCAGTGAACCGGTCGGTCGAGCTGGAACACGTGCTGCAATCGGCACTCAATAAAGCAACCGAACTTCTCAATACGCGTTTCGGCTGGATTTATTTGCTGGATGAAGACGGCCTCCTTCTCAAGAGCTCAAAAGGAACGTCGAACGATTTTATCCACCTTCCTTCCAACACGGCAGTACCGCTTTCCGTCTGGCTGCATCAGCCCCGTGTTCAACGCGAGAGGCTTGTTGACGGGCTGGGACATATCGATGCCGACCTGAAAGAACTCGGCATTCAATTCTGGGCTTCCATTCCTCTGAAATCAACCGATGCCATCCTGGGCGTGCTTATTGTTGCCGGTGAAGAATTTGATATGTTCTCGACGAAGCAGGCTGAGTTGATGGAAGCATTCGGCAATCAAATAAGCGTTGCGTTGAACAATGCACGGTTGTTCGATCGGGTGAAACGATCGGAGCAACTCTATCTGGATTTGTTCGAGAACTCGCCCGACATCTATCTCAGTATCAGCCGCGACCACACAATTACAGGCTGCAACAACACCGGCGCCCGGATGCTCGGTTATACCAAGGAGGAACTCATCGGCGGCAGGCTCGAGAATTTCTTTGTCGAAGAACTCCGCCCGACGCTCGAGGATATTCTTATCCGGATGTTTCTGGAAGCCCGCGGCGTACGGGATCTTGAAGAACAGATGGTATGCAAAGACGGCAAGCTGTTATTCGTCAATGTCAACTCCTCCCTCGTCTTCGACAAAAGCGGCACGCCTGTTCTCGCACGCATCGTCGCCCGCGACATCTCCGAACGGAAACGGATGGAGTCGGCTATTCTTCATGCGCAGAAGATCGACAGCATCGGCAATCTCGCCGGGGGCATAGCCCACGATTTCAACAACATTCTTGCGGCTATTCTCGGCTCGGCCTCAATCATGCGCCGGCACATGCCGGAAGATCACGAGTTGGCGAAGTATGTTGCCATTATCGAAGGCGCGGCACGGCGAGGATCGTCGTTGACGCGGCAGTTGCTCACCTTCGCACGAAAAACGGAAAACGTCGTCAAGCCGGTTGAATTGCATCCTCTCATTGAAGAAACGCTTATTCTTTTCGAGCGAAGCGTCAGCAAGGAAATCGTGGTCGAGAAACACTTCACCGACGACCCTGCAAACATCAACGGCGACGAGGGCCAGGTGCAGCAGGCACTGCTCAACGTGCTGCTGAATTCCCGTGACGCAATGCCCGACGGCGGCACGGTGCGCATCTCGACCGGCACCATGATGGCCGACGCACATACTATCAGCCAGTTTTCCTCAGTGAAGCCGGGACGGTTCGTCGCATTGACCATCACCGACACGGGGGTGGGAATGGATGAGAAGATGAAAACCCGCGTATTCGAGCCGTGGTTTACCACCAAGGAATTCGGAACAGGCCTCGGCCTTTCCGTTGTGTACGGTGTCGTGCAAAGCCACGGGGGTTTCATTAGTGTCGAAAGTGAGGTCGGAAAGGGAACATCCTTTACGATGTATTTCCCCGCCTCCGATGCAAAAGCGAAAGCCGAAGCCCACAAACGGCGTCAACGTTTGCCGCGCGGAACTGAAAATGTTCTGATCATAGATGATGAAGAGAGCGTCTGCGAAATCGCCAAGGATATGCTCTCGAATCTCGGTTATACCGTTCACTACGTGCATGACGGCAAAGCCGGAGTGGAGATGTACCGGACCCGCCGCGCGACCATTGATCTTGTCATGATGAACATGAACATGCCGTTGATGGGAGGACGTGAAACGCTTCGCCAACTCAAGATGATTTCTTCCGAGCTTCCTATTTTGATTGTGACAGGACACGGCAGAGCGGTCGTTGATGAGGCTGTTTCCTCTTCCGACATCAGCGGATATTTGCAGAAACCGTTTCAGCTTGAAGATCTTGCGTTCAAAGTCCGCCACGTTTTGGACAACCGCCTGCAGTCCGTTCCTTCCCCTTGA
- a CDS encoding HU family DNA-binding protein translates to MAKAMSKSAIMAHFANKFGMKRKEVVAFFDELSSLAYKEARNQFTIPGIGKLVMVDRAARMGRNPATGEQIQIPAKTVVKFRIAKAAKDAILAKKNGK, encoded by the coding sequence ATGGCAAAAGCAATGTCCAAGTCGGCAATCATGGCGCATTTCGCCAACAAGTTTGGCATGAAGCGCAAAGAGGTTGTCGCCTTCTTTGACGAGCTTTCATCGCTCGCCTATAAGGAAGCAAGAAACCAGTTTACCATTCCGGGCATCGGGAAATTGGTGATGGTTGACCGGGCGGCGCGCATGGGTCGCAATCCGGCTACTGGCGAGCAGATTCAGATTCCTGCAAAGACTGTCGTGAAGTTCCGCATCGCCAAAGCCGCGAAGGATGCAATCCTCGCAAAGAAGAACGGTAAGTAG